In one Brevibacillus composti genomic region, the following are encoded:
- a CDS encoding DUF817 domain-containing protein, whose product MSRYFRLLCHFTYQEAMSCLFPVFIFGSLALSKLIHIPGLPRYDLLLLLCLLFQIFMVKSGLETKDELKVITVFHLIGLALEIFKVHMGSWSYPEFAYAKLFGVPLYSGFMYASVASYLCQAWRRLDVSLEAWPRHLYVVPLGAAIYFNFFTHHFTIDIRWFLTAAIFLLFWRSRVYFRVERERMWMPLPVAYVLIGFFIWIAENIATFFGAWRYPNQQEGWQLVHLSKISSWFLLVIVSFIIVAELKHVKRALADRPVEKEAVEAAKE is encoded by the coding sequence TTGAGCCGCTATTTTCGTCTTCTCTGCCACTTTACCTATCAGGAGGCGATGTCCTGCCTGTTCCCAGTCTTTATCTTTGGTTCGCTCGCCTTGTCCAAACTAATCCACATCCCGGGTCTTCCCCGCTACGATCTGCTGCTGCTTCTCTGTCTGCTGTTCCAGATCTTCATGGTCAAAAGCGGCTTGGAGACGAAAGACGAACTGAAAGTGATCACCGTCTTCCACTTGATCGGCCTTGCGTTGGAGATTTTCAAAGTGCATATGGGTTCGTGGTCTTACCCGGAGTTCGCCTACGCCAAGCTGTTCGGCGTCCCGCTCTACTCCGGCTTTATGTACGCCAGCGTGGCCAGCTATCTGTGCCAGGCCTGGCGCCGGTTGGATGTCTCGCTGGAAGCATGGCCCCGCCATCTGTATGTGGTTCCGCTCGGGGCCGCCATCTATTTCAATTTCTTTACGCATCACTTCACCATCGACATCCGCTGGTTTTTAACCGCTGCGATTTTTCTCTTGTTCTGGCGGAGCCGCGTCTATTTCCGCGTCGAGCGGGAACGCATGTGGATGCCGCTGCCGGTGGCCTATGTGTTGATCGGCTTTTTCATCTGGATCGCGGAGAATATCGCCACCTTTTTCGGCGCATGGCGCTACCCCAACCAGCAAGAGGGCTGGCAGCTGGTGCATCTGAGCAAAATCAGCTCCTGGTTCCTTCTGGTCATCGTCAGCTTTATCATCGTCGCGGAGCTGAAGCATGTTAAACGGGCCTTAGCCGATCGGCCGGTTGAGAAAGAGGCGGTGGAAGCTGCCAAAGAGTAA